The proteins below are encoded in one region of Mya arenaria isolate MELC-2E11 chromosome 15, ASM2691426v1:
- the LOC128219021 gene encoding uncharacterized protein LOC128219021: MESRVVSNELLNDHSIITVTSLSVKTFALKYKVPKYFGILSIDTEGMDAKLDVIFARSDSTPVDTTWIQADVHCSGVSAPEGAGHDDKFTDGRRVFISHEERIQFHISIQHRSYAR, encoded by the exons ATGGAAAGCAGGGTTGTATCGAATGAACTCCTAAATGATCATTCCATCATCACAGTGACAAGCTTGTCAGTGAAGACGTTTGCCTTGAAATATAAAGTGCCGAAGTATTTTGGAATCTTATCCATTGATACGGAAGGAATGGACGCAAAG ctcgatgtcattttcgcacGCTCAG ATTCTACACCAGTGGATACAACTTGGATACAGGCCGATGTACATTGTAGTGGAGTATCTGCACCAGAAGGAGCAGGACATGACGACAAGTTTACTGATGGAAGAAGGGTATTCATATCTCATGAAGAAAGGAtacaatttcatatttcaatacaaCATAGATCTTATGCAAGGTGA
- the LOC128219013 gene encoding uncharacterized protein LOC128219013, translating into MATFKMWRHSKYIRSCKYIIRGCIIITIVCVIIELLFINTLILFSLMQVKHLINDFSSSHLSIIATLARYNSFRHIVAQGKDEGFKYLIDNTIARIYMEHESENCGKTISRLGFDVSSAGEFLFILEQMQRQKAEPWKKLVVEIGANDGLLSSNSYNFIQMGWSAILVEPQRDQLDLAKKNHDGLTNQHQDQSVHYVHAVISDHDGQEKLHVSADLFSMQSRIVSEEEQDSNYVEVPSYSVKTFVSKYKVPKHFGVLSIDVEGMEDKIIRQWVEHGFRPIYIILEFVHRTHESQVAITDLLIEKGYTLFGIKGFNFIYEYDTNLIDKDDN; encoded by the exons ATGGCAACATTCAAAATGTGGCGCCACTCAAAATATATACGTTCATGCAAATATATTATCCGAGGATGTATTATAATTACAATCGTTTGTGTCATTATTGAGTTGCTTTTCATAAACACTCTGATTTTATTTTCGTTAATGCAAGTAAAACATCTGATCAATGATTTTTCATCATCACatctatcaattattgcaactCTTGCCAGATACAACTCTTTCAGACACATTGTCGCCCAAGGAAAGGACGAAGGatttaaatatctcattgaCAACACTATTGCGAGGATTTATATGGAGCATGAATCAGAAAACTGTGGAAAAACAATCAGCAGACTGGGGTTTGATGTATCTAGCGCAGGTGAATTTCTCTTCATATTAGAACAGATGCAACGTCAGAAAGCCGAGCCATGGAAAAAGCTAGTTGTCGAAATCGGAGCAAATGATGGCCTGCTGTCCAGCAATTCGTATAACTTCATACAAATGGGTTGGAGTGCCATTCTAGTAGAACCTCAGAGAGACCAGCTGGATTTAGCGAAGAAAAACCATgacgg aCTGACCAACCAGCACCAAGACCAGAGTGTGCACTATGTTCATGCTGTGATAAGTGATCATGATGGCCAAGAAAAACTTCATGTGTCAGCAGATTTGTTTTCTATGCAAAGCAGAATAGTATCCGAAGAAGAACAAGACTCAAACTATGTAGAGGTTCCGAGTTATTCAGTGAAGACGTTTGTTTCAAAGTACAAAGTTCCAAAACATTTTGGAGTGTTGTCTATCGACGTGGAAGGAATGGAAGACAAG ATCATACGTCAGTGGGTAGAACATGGATTCCGCCCAATATACATTATACTAGAATTCGTGCACAGGACTCACGAAAGTCAGGTTGCTATAACAGATCTTCTTATTGAGAAAGGCTACACCTTATTCGGAATAAAGGGATTCAATTTCATATATGAATATGATACGAACTTAATCGATAAAGATGATAACTAG
- the LOC128219020 gene encoding uncharacterized protein LOC128219020, which produces MDTLLAESRSSVDVPAHIIAQTTPEPLASQEVVTLSNTENVSSVFELGFQQDIKDLASEFSHVSDTEITQDSVNHVLESPYIKLLKLRFNTLPDKQDFNPVIDEECFEYPDELLNFNRLMIFIRDIQ; this is translated from the exons ATGGACACATTGCTG GCAGAGTCTAGATCATCAGTAGATGTGCCTGCCCATATAATCGCACAGACTACACCAGAACCATTGGCATCACAGGAGGTTGTCACCTTGTCCAACACTGAAAATGTCTCTAGCGTTTTTGAGCTGGGATTCCAGCAGGATATAAAAGACCTTGCCTCAGAATTTTCACATGTGTCTGATACTGAGATAACACAGGATTCTGTAAATCATGTGCTTGAAAGTCCTTACATCAAGCTCTTGAAATTGAGATTTAACACTCTTCCTGACAAACAGGACTTTAACCCCGTTATTGATGAGGAGTGTTTTGAATATCCAGATGAACTTTTGAATTTTAACAGACTGATGATTTTCATAAGAGACATACAATAA